The Leptospira stimsonii genome includes the window TGGGGAAGAACCCATTCTCTCTTGTTCCAAATTCCGGAAGAATTCGGAAACCGAACGGACCGAAATCTGGAGTCGAACGTTTGTTTCCATTCTTCACCCGATACCGCCTTGAGGGCTTCTAGGTCGTGGGAGACTTGAAGAAGACTTCCGCATTTTCTGCATTCATAAACGATTTCATTTAGATCGTATCGTGTCTTACAGGAATCGTTTATACATTCAAATTCGGCTTTGTATCGAGTGAGAGTGGGAACCATATTTTAGATAGAATTCAAAATGTCCTTTTTTTTGGTATCAAATTCTTCCTGTGTGATCAGTCCACCGTCGAGGAGAGATTTCAATTTTGCGATTCTTGTCGCGGCATCGTCTCCTGCCGGTTTCGCTCCCGCTTGGTTTTGTCCCATCATATTCGCCATCATTCCGGCCATATTCATCCCCATTCCCAAACCCATTCCGGCGCTCATCCCTTCTCCGGCGGCGCCTCCGGGATTGTTCGCGGCGGCTTCTCCAATATCCAACATTCTTTTCTGCTGATACATATTTCCCATCGTTTCGATTTCGAATTTATCGGTGAGAACCTTCTGAATCTTTTGGAAGTTCGGGTCGTTTTGATCAAAATTGATCGATTGAATGAAGAAGTCCACAACCTCGAGTCCGTATTTCTGGAAATCGGGTTGTGTCTTCGTTTTCCCCGCATTGGAGGCTTCCTCGAGGTGTTGAGAGATCTGAGTAATCGGAACCCCGGTCTTTAATACTACTTCGGATATAAAATCGCTGAGTCTGGTGACGACCATCGGCTTTAGAAGTTTATCGACTCCGTCGTGATTGAATCTTTGTTGCGTTCCCACGACCGTGTTCACAAAAGATTTGGAATCGATCACTTTAATATTATAATTTCCGAATGCTCTGAGTCCGAGAGTAATATGATACTTAGGGTCTTCGATTTGAATCGGCGCCGGAGTTCCCCAAGTCATGTTGATCACGGACTTGTTTACGTAGACGATTTCCGCAGTAAACGGAGTCTGCCCGCCAAACGGAAGATTGACGATCTTTTCCAAGAGCGGAATATTTCCCGTTTTTAAGGTGTGTGTTCCCGGTCCAAAAACATCCAGAGCCTTTCCTTCTTTAAAAAAAACAGCCTCTTGACTTTCGTTTACGACAAGCTGACCGAAATGGCTGATATCGTTTCTCGGAAATTTCCAAACGATCTCTCCGGGTTGTCCTTCATATTTGATTACATCAATCAATGCCATGATTTATTTCCTTTTTATTATTTAAGATTTCTTATATCGAATGTAGACGTGGAAGTGCGCAGAATTCCATCTATCCAGTAAGACCTTTGTTCACCGTTTACAGTTTCGTAAACAGATCTTTCCGAGATCGAAATGCGTTCTCCAATTCATCCAGCGCGACTCGAATCTCGCCGACCAGGTTTCGCACTTCCTCAACGGAAGATTCGGCGGTAACTTTCAAAGCCTGGATCTTATTTTCAATTCCTTCCACTTCTTTAAAAAGGGAAAAATCGAATTCGGCAAGTTTTTCCAATTCTTCTTGAGTCGCTTTGAGTCCGGCTCCAAGACCGGTAATTCCATAACCTGCAGACTGAATCGTATTCGTAAGTTTATCGATGAGAACCACGGCGATTTCACTGCTTCCGATTAGATCCATTTTTCTCGCGGAAACGAACCCCTCTTCGAGCCTTCGCATCGGTTCCTTAAGACGAGAAATTTGAGAAGCTAGTTCTTTTCTCAAAAGAGAATCTGCATTTTGAAATTCGGTTCCCTTCAATCCACTCGCGTAGAGAGGAAGCTTTTCCATAAAGCTCCGAACCTTTCCCTTTTCCGATTTGTAACGATCGATGAGAGCCCTAACCGGAGATTGGGAAAGAAATTGACCAAGTAAATTCGAATCAGAGGAAGTTTCCTGTTGCATAACTTCAAGTTTTGCACGATTCCAAGAATGGATCAATGAAAAAATACTTCGTTTTACAATTCGTAATTCTTTAAAAAATTCATTTCGTAAAAAGAAAACCGATCTTCGATCAAACCGAAAAAGATCGGCTTAAGAAGGGAAAGCAGATTGACCCCGAAACGGATATCGATACTCTGACTTCGAAATGAAGGGAACGTTTTCTTGGGTTCTTTTTCTTTCCTCTCGATTGGATTCGTTTTCTATTTTTGAATTTTTGATAACTCAATGATCCTAAAACTCAAAGAATTCTTCGCTCGTTTCTTTCAAAACAAATACGCTTCGATTTTGGCCGCGTTTCTTTTTTCGTATTTTCTTTACTTAAGCATTCCTCCGAAATATCTTCTTTCGGCCGATCACTATGAAAAATTCATTCTCGGAAAATCGATTTTTTTAAGCGGCTTTCAATCCTTGGACGTATTCTATCCGGGGTTTGACTTTGATCCGGAACTTAAGTTTAGTTTGCTGAAGATGTCGATCGTAAACGGCCACAAGATCATCGCCTTTCCTATCTCTTTAGGAATTCTTTATGCGATCGTTTTTCCGTTCGGAGGAGTTTATGCAGTCTACTTTTTATCCGCCCTCTTGATCGGCTCTTCCTTATATCTTCTCGGGAAAGAATTCAAAATCCCGTCTTGGCAGATTTTTCTTTTTTCGATATTATCTCCGATCGTAATGAACGGTTATCTATTTATGGATGTCGGGGTCGGTCTTTTTTTATTTGTCTCCGGAATTCTTCTTTATCAAAAATCAAAAGAGAGCTTATCCATAACCTACGCGATTGGAAGCGTATTTTTTCTTTCGCTTTGTTATTGGTTTCGTTTGGAATATCTTATTTTTTTGGGGATCTACTGGATTACCGAAACATTCTTTCAACTTCCTCTTTCCAAAGAAATCAAAAGCAGAAAAAGTTTTTTCATCGTTTCTTCGCTTCTTTGTTTTTTCTTTATCGTTTACTGCGGATTCAACTTTACTCATTTCCATTCAGTATTAGGTCCGAGGTTCAATGCGAATTACGATTCCGCCGATGGATCCAATCTATTTAAGAATTTTATAAATCTTTTATTTTATGGAAATCTAAAGCTCGGACTTTTCGGCTATTCTCCTTTTTTATTTTTAGGAATCTGCGCTTTTGGGTTTTCATTTTTAAAGAACTGGAAGGGGCTTGAAACTAAAGAAAAAGCGCTCATCGCGTCTTCCATTCTTGGAATCCTCATCGCCTCGAGTACCGCACCGAACGATGGAGGAGCGGAATTCGGCTCACGCTATTTAACTCCTGGTCTTCCCGGACTTTTCCTTCTCGCGTCGCACACATTTCGGTTTTTAAGAAATCAAACTAATCTCTGGAGAATTCCATTCTATTTGATTCTTGGAATTTCCATCTTTCCCACTTGGATCTATTACAAAACAACCAAAGGTTTTGCTAAGAATACGAAAGGAGTTCAAGAATTTATCATGAAGGAACCGAAGGAAAATCTTTTGATCTTCCAAAACGGGCTCATCGGAGGAATGGCGAGTGAAGGACTTTATTTTCAAGGTAGAGTTTACGAGGCCGTCAACGTACAGGAATTAGTCGAGTTACTCGAAAAATATTCCGTATCTCGAAATCAAGTCTCCGTTCCTTTCGAATATTTCGCTTATACGAAAGTATATACGGAAGGAATGAAAGATTTGAAATACGATAAGGATACAAAAAATGGAATGCTTTCTTATCTAGAACAATTCGATCCGACTGCGATTGAAAAGATTCAGTCGATTCAGATCTCAAAAAGACAAAGTCTTGGAAGTATCGAGATTGTTTACGGCATCTATACGAGAAAACGATAATAAAATCCAATCAGGACAGAGTCACTTTTAATCAAAAAAGGAAATCGGCTTAACAATAACGTATGAAAATCGGAAATCTCTCTGATAAATTTAAAAGTCCTCGTGCACGTTCCTTTTTCAATGTGGTTTTTTTCGTATGTATATTCGTTTTTTGCTTTTCTACGACTTATTATACGTTACCGAAATCCTCTTTTGCCGCCGATAGTTTGGTAAAAATTTTGCAGGCTAAGGGCTGGGTAGAATCCGGATTTCAATCCCAATCCGTTCATTATCTCGGTAAATCGATCGACCCCGCTTACAAATACTTTTTGATCGACACTTCAACTTCTCGTCCCGGAGAAAAGATCACTCCGTTTCCTTTCGCAAATACAATCATTACCGCTCCCTTTGTCGCATTCGGCTTTCCGGAAGGTATTATCTATCTTTCCGCTTTTGTCTTTTTCTTCTATCTGATTTTACTACTTAGAATTACGAAACTTTATCTGATTCCAATCGCTACAATCTTCGGAACTCCCTTGTTGCATCATTTTATCTCGTTCTCCGACGTTTCCATCGCCGCCACCTTGGTTCTATTCGGAATTACATTTTTGTTAACCGAAGATATGTCGTTTAACAAAAATCAACTCCGTTTGTTTTTTTCGGGAGCTTTAATGGGGATCGCTTGTTGGTATAGACCGGAAGTGATCATTCTCACGTCCTGTTTCTTATTCTCTAATTTCCTAATTCCATTGATAAAAGCCAAAACGATTGAGAAGGAGGTTATAAGAAGGAGTTTCGTCTTTTCATTCGGATTTTTGATCCTTTTTTCGGCTTTCATAGCCTACAACTGGGTTCATTACGATTCTATTCTCGGACCAAGAGTTGAATCGAATCGATCCATTCTGCTCTTTGATTGGTCGACGAAATTTGGAAGTATCCGAAGTCTTCTGATCAACGGCAACGGAAGAGTTGGTCTTTTCGGTTATTCCGCTTGGTATCTTTTCGTGATCGGATTTTGTTTATGGAATTGGACAAAAATCCGGGAAACTTCGCAGATATGGATCATTACGTTTTTAACAAACTTGACGCTCGTTTGTAT containing:
- a CDS encoding LA_3751/LA_3752 family putative glycosyltransferase gives rise to the protein MILKLKEFFARFFQNKYASILAAFLFSYFLYLSIPPKYLLSADHYEKFILGKSIFLSGFQSLDVFYPGFDFDPELKFSLLKMSIVNGHKIIAFPISLGILYAIVFPFGGVYAVYFLSALLIGSSLYLLGKEFKIPSWQIFLFSILSPIVMNGYLFMDVGVGLFLFVSGILLYQKSKESLSITYAIGSVFFLSLCYWFRLEYLIFLGIYWITETFFQLPLSKEIKSRKSFFIVSSLLCFFFIVYCGFNFTHFHSVLGPRFNANYDSADGSNLFKNFINLLFYGNLKLGLFGYSPFLFLGICAFGFSFLKNWKGLETKEKALIASSILGILIASSTAPNDGGAEFGSRYLTPGLPGLFLLASHTFRFLRNQTNLWRIPFYLILGISIFPTWIYYKTTKGFAKNTKGVQEFIMKEPKENLLIFQNGLIGGMASEGLYFQGRVYEAVNVQELVELLEKYSVSRNQVSVPFEYFAYTKVYTEGMKDLKYDKDTKNGMLSYLEQFDPTAIEKIQSIQISKRQSLGSIEIVYGIYTRKR
- a CDS encoding LIMLP_15305 family protein, translated to MQQETSSDSNLLGQFLSQSPVRALIDRYKSEKGKVRSFMEKLPLYASGLKGTEFQNADSLLRKELASQISRLKEPMRRLEEGFVSARKMDLIGSSEIAVVLIDKLTNTIQSAGYGITGLGAGLKATQEELEKLAEFDFSLFKEVEGIENKIQALKVTAESSVEEVRNLVGEIRVALDELENAFRSRKDLFTKL
- a CDS encoding LA_3751/LA_3752 family putative glycosyltransferase, translated to MKIGNLSDKFKSPRARSFFNVVFFVCIFVFCFSTTYYTLPKSSFAADSLVKILQAKGWVESGFQSQSVHYLGKSIDPAYKYFLIDTSTSRPGEKITPFPFANTIITAPFVAFGFPEGIIYLSAFVFFFYLILLLRITKLYLIPIATIFGTPLLHHFISFSDVSIAATLVLFGITFLLTEDMSFNKNQLRLFFSGALMGIACWYRPEVIILTSCFLFSNFLIPLIKAKTIEKEVIRRSFVFSFGFLILFSAFIAYNWVHYDSILGPRVESNRSILLFDWSTKFGSIRSLLINGNGRVGLFGYSAWYLFVIGFCLWNWTKIRETSQIWIITFLTNLTLVCILTPNDSNIDWGSRYFTCSAFVPLLLLKEFQQIKIGKPIFQKFFLSILGILILYSLNINHKVIRTMRRISHQLTQIQSSIPWSESKVFVTHRNNIANTFGLNYLNQTILLLPSVEDLNTIVLENQKVNFVLIEDVTDNSLSKYAREHFQDRYSITEIKKEGIGLILLTEMISGKK
- a CDS encoding SPFH domain-containing protein, which gives rise to MALIDVIKYEGQPGEIVWKFPRNDISHFGQLVVNESQEAVFFKEGKALDVFGPGTHTLKTGNIPLLEKIVNLPFGGQTPFTAEIVYVNKSVINMTWGTPAPIQIEDPKYHITLGLRAFGNYNIKVIDSKSFVNTVVGTQQRFNHDGVDKLLKPMVVTRLSDFISEVVLKTGVPITQISQHLEEASNAGKTKTQPDFQKYGLEVVDFFIQSINFDQNDPNFQKIQKVLTDKFEIETMGNMYQQKRMLDIGEAAANNPGGAAGEGMSAGMGLGMGMNMAGMMANMMGQNQAGAKPAGDDAATRIAKLKSLLDGGLITQEEFDTKKKDILNSI